The DNA sequence AGTAATCTCCCTGGCTAGaaggaacataaaaaaattaatatgcatGTGCATGCAATCTTCAGAATAGCAGCATTATTGATCTACCATAATGTAAAAAAGATTTCGATAAATTGTGGAGTGTTTGAGCCACGAATTGGGTAAAATATTGTCAGAGTAATTTAATATTGTGAACATATTCTTATGGTAACAGAAAAAGCAATACCTTTAGACTGCATTGGTTCCATGGGCAATACACTTGATCTATGATGACAGGGTTTTGGACATTGTTCATGACAATATCCTCAAAATGCATGTTAGATGCGACACCACCGTATAAATTTGGCCAAGATTTTATTCTAACACCATTTGTAGTATCCGAGATGGTGCAGTTCTTGACAAATATTCCAGACACAGGTTTCTCATTGGGATATTTCCCTAAACTTCCAACACTGATGCCATGGCCAGGTCCACATGTTACTCCTGTGATGTGTAGTTCCTCGGTGCCATCCCCCACGGAGATACAATCATCGCCTGTGCCAATTTTTGAATCGATAATGTAGATCCCAGTAGATCGGCCGATGTGGATTCCATCGGTGTTTACACTCTCACCAGGTGCTCTCACGGTTAAAATGCTGGAAGGTGAGGTTTTTGCACCCCAAGACGTTAACATGAAAGTTCTTGCTATCTCGACTAGTTATATCTCGGACTAATGCATTGGTGATGAAATCGAACCTTATATTCTGATCCATATTAAAAGCAAATGATTAAAGAAACTTTGTTAGTGccataacatataattaataaaaaactcaCTAAATTTGTGACCCAAGAGGAggaaattaggcttcataatggCGAGTAGATTACCATTGGGAGGCTGTCACAATCTTTATATTTCTGACATGTACTTTTGCTCCATGCAACCTTTCCCTGCCCATCAAAAGTACCTCTTCCCGACAATGTAAATTGATCTATGTATCTGAAATTAACCCAATGACCTCCTGACAGCTTATCTGGGTCAACCGGTGCCTGCAATATACCATCAACTTGGAGCTTGATCGCAGCCTTGCAAGGACCTGCTAGTGTTACTCTCCGTAACCAGTATGTTCCACTTGGAATAAGAACTTTACTGGCCTTTTGTTGAAGCACAAGCAGATTTCCAAGCATTGGTTTAAAGCctagaaagggaaagaaaagggcAATATTTAGAGAGGATCAATAGTTATCAAATTCAGGTGTTACGCTGAAAATCTAAGGAAACATAAATAAGTTTTGACtcgaatatttatatattctgCTATTTAAAAGTCATATGCATGCATGcgagaaaaatatataagataccTCCGTGATATCTTTACCGGCACCATATTTAGTCACATCGAAGACACCATTTGACTGGGCTTGAGGTAGTTGATGCTAACAATAAGACTACTGAGAATGATATTATTGCATATGACACAACTTCCAAGCCCATCTTTTTGTTAGCCATGTTGCTTTCTTTCTTCACTGCTCTAGGTAAACGGACAAATTTCTTAACCTTCCATGTTGATCCTTTATAGGGCAAGGGAGGACTTCAACACCACTCGTAAATTTATCAAGCAGTTGAATGAATTTTGTCCATGTTTGTGCAAGGTTGTAGCTTTGCCATTCAATTCCATTACTATTATGAGCTTCTCTTGCAatatagcatatcaaaatattatcagaaaaatctctctctctctctctctatatatatatatatataatatatatatatatatagatttaagTTTGATAACCAGAAGCCGAACAACTATCAGAGTTGAAGAAGTTGCTTCTATATGTTGATACAAAGCATAGCTAATCTTCACTTTGGATGGAACCTAcggaaagaaggaagaaaaaaacttcaaaaaagacaatttttttaagttataaaaatgattttggatAAACTATTGAGCCCCAAGATAGAGTAACATCACAATTTAATACAGTGAAATATTCTTTTGAGAGGAAATTGCAATGCCTTTTTAGTACTCTAATTCAATGGACAACACGCTTGATCTATGATAGGGGTTTTTGAGTTAttgtctatattttattttcttactttcATGCTTCAGAATTTTGGAAACGtagtttaaataaattataacacaaattttcatggaattgttttttttttttttaataaaaaaacaaaaggtgaagTTCATGAATTTTGTCCATTTTTGTGTAAGGTCGTAGCTTTACCattcatttttcattactattattagcttttatatatatatatatatatatatatatatatatatatatagagagagagagagagagagagagataatttAGAAAGTCTAatgttatttaaagttttattatatACTATATCAAGggcgaaaataaaataaaatggaatcaACATCTCCAAtaacaaaatcttcaaaaatagaggaatttttataaaattaaacaaatctttCCATGAAATTAAGGCTACTATGGACTGggtgattgatatatatatatatagtcaattTACATTTCTCTAAAATTTCATTGTAAACCCTAGCATCAATCTCATGATTTCAACCTTAGttgttatctttttatataaaattgctAGGTTAGGTTTAGAACTCCTAACCGAAGATAATTGAGTCTTCG is a window from the Populus alba unplaced genomic scaffold, ASM523922v2 scaf358, whole genome shotgun sequence genome containing:
- the LOC118060930 gene encoding LOW QUALITY PROTEIN: exopolygalacturonase-like (The sequence of the model RefSeq protein was modified relative to this genomic sequence to represent the inferred CDS: deleted 1 base in 1 codon), which translates into the protein MLGNLLVLQQKASKVLIPSGTYWLRRVTLAGPCKAAIKLQVDGILQAPVDPDKLSGGHWVNFRYIDQFTLSGRGTFDGQGKVAWSKSTCQKYKDCDSLPMNIRFDFITNALVRDITSRDSKNFHVNVLGCKNLTFQHFTVRAPGESVNTDGIHIGRSTGIYIIDSKIGTGDDCISVGDGTEELHITGVTCGPGHGISVGSLGKYPNEKPVSGIFVKNCTISDTTNGVRIKSWPNLYGGVASNMHFEDIVMNNVQNPVIIDQVYCPWNQCSLKAPSKVKISDVSFKSIRGTSATPVAVRIACSSGFPCQNVKLANINLAYRGPGGPAKSQCSNVKPIISGIMSASGC